Proteins from one Arthrobacter sp. Soc17.1.1.1 genomic window:
- a CDS encoding NAD(P)H-quinone dehydrogenase, whose amino-acid sequence MTNQLDFSSLRLAILGGGPGGYEAAMVAASLGAKVTIVERKGLGGSAVLTDVVPSKTLIATADTMTRFTDASGLGVHFSADSAVYADLDKVNQRLLKLALEQSSDIRATLERLGVRVLIGTGRLLDDHRLEVEADGGTTIVEADAVLLAVGSTPRELPTAMPDGERIFNWTQLYNLREIPEHLIVVGSGVTGAEFASAYNGLGSKVTLISSRDRVLPGEDADAAEVLEGVFKDRGMTVLSRSRANSVERTDTGVIVTLGDGSTVEGSHCLVAVGAVPNTSGIGLEEAGVAVSESGHIQVDGVSRTTASNVYAAGDCTGVFALASVAAMQGRIAIAHLMGDSVSPIKLKQVASNIFTSPEIATVGVTEEDIASGRYQGDIVKLSLHTNARAKMMNVKDGFVKVISRKGSGTVIGGVVVGPRASELIFPLALAVTKKLHVDDVANTFTVYPSLTGSISEAARRLHVRL is encoded by the coding sequence GTGACGAACCAACTCGACTTCAGTTCACTGCGCCTCGCGATCCTCGGTGGCGGACCCGGCGGCTACGAAGCGGCGATGGTCGCGGCGTCGCTCGGCGCGAAGGTCACCATCGTGGAGCGCAAGGGCCTCGGCGGGTCCGCGGTGCTCACGGACGTGGTGCCGTCCAAGACCCTCATCGCCACCGCGGACACCATGACGCGCTTCACCGACGCGAGCGGCCTCGGGGTGCACTTCTCCGCCGACAGCGCCGTGTACGCGGACCTCGACAAGGTCAACCAGCGGCTGCTGAAGCTCGCGCTCGAGCAGTCCTCCGACATCCGCGCCACCCTCGAGCGGCTCGGTGTGCGCGTGCTCATCGGCACCGGCAGGCTGCTCGACGACCACCGGCTCGAGGTCGAGGCCGACGGCGGGACCACCATCGTCGAGGCCGACGCCGTGCTGCTCGCCGTCGGCTCCACGCCGCGCGAGCTGCCGACCGCCATGCCCGACGGCGAACGCATCTTCAACTGGACGCAGCTCTACAACCTCCGCGAGATCCCGGAGCACCTCATCGTCGTCGGCTCGGGTGTCACCGGGGCCGAGTTCGCGAGTGCCTACAACGGCCTCGGCTCCAAGGTCACCCTCATCTCCAGCCGCGACCGCGTGCTCCCGGGAGAGGACGCCGACGCCGCCGAGGTGCTTGAGGGCGTCTTCAAGGACCGCGGGATGACCGTGCTGTCACGCTCGCGGGCCAACTCTGTCGAGCGCACCGACACCGGCGTGATCGTGACCCTTGGCGACGGCAGCACGGTCGAGGGCAGCCACTGCCTCGTCGCCGTCGGGGCCGTCCCCAACACGAGCGGCATCGGCCTCGAGGAGGCCGGCGTCGCCGTCAGCGAGTCCGGGCACATCCAGGTGGATGGCGTCTCGCGCACCACGGCGTCGAACGTGTACGCCGCGGGGGACTGCACGGGCGTCTTCGCCCTCGCCTCGGTGGCCGCGATGCAGGGCCGGATCGCGATCGCCCACCTCATGGGCGACTCCGTGAGCCCCATCAAGCTCAAGCAGGTCGCGTCGAACATCTTCACGTCCCCCGAGATCGCCACGGTGGGCGTGACGGAGGAGGACATCGCCTCCGGCCGGTACCAGGGCGACATCGTGAAGCTCTCCCTGCACACCAATGCGCGCGCGAAGATGATGAACGTCAAGGACGGCTTCGTGAAGGTCATCTCGCGCAAGGGCTCCGGCACGGTGATCGGCGGCGTCGTCGTCGGCCCGCGCGCCTCGGAGCTGATCTTCCCGCTCGCGCTCGCCGTGACCAAGAAGCTGCACGTCGACGACGTCGCGAACACCTTCACCGTGTACCCGTCGCTCACCGGCTCCATCTCGGAGGCGGCGCGGCGCCTCCACGTCCGGCTCTGA
- the deoC gene encoding deoxyribose-phosphate aldolase, with translation MPNDVSLASYIDHTLLKPEASREQILTVCRDAVEYSFKSVCVNPLWVSTVRTAVKGSGVLTCSVIGFPLGATTTESKVFEARGAVADGADEIDMVIDMAAARAGEKDVLVADILAVADAVHEQGAILKVIIETALLTDEQKVLACEAAVEAGADFVKTSTGFNGGGATVEDVALMRKTVGPDIGVKASGGVRSLEDARAMIDAGATRIGASSGVAIVKGEQGASGY, from the coding sequence ATGCCTAACGACGTTTCCCTCGCCTCCTACATCGACCACACCCTCCTGAAGCCCGAGGCCAGCCGTGAGCAGATCCTCACGGTGTGCCGCGACGCGGTCGAGTACTCGTTCAAGTCCGTCTGCGTGAACCCCCTCTGGGTGAGCACCGTGCGCACGGCCGTGAAGGGCTCCGGCGTCCTCACGTGCTCGGTGATCGGCTTCCCCCTCGGCGCCACCACCACCGAGTCCAAGGTCTTCGAGGCCCGCGGCGCCGTGGCCGACGGCGCCGACGAGATCGACATGGTCATCGACATGGCCGCCGCCCGCGCCGGCGAGAAGGACGTGCTGGTGGCGGACATCCTCGCCGTCGCCGACGCCGTGCACGAGCAGGGCGCCATCCTGAAGGTCATCATCGAGACGGCGTTGCTCACCGACGAGCAGAAAGTCCTTGCCTGCGAGGCCGCTGTCGAGGCAGGGGCCGATTTCGTGAAGACCTCCACGGGCTTCAACGGCGGGGGCGCCACGGTCGAGGACGTCGCCCTCATGCGGAAGACCGTCGGGCCGGACATCGGCGTGAAGGCCTCCGGGGGCGTCCGCTCGCTCGAGGATGCCCGCGCCATGATCGACGCCGGAGCAACGCGTATCGGTGCCAGCTCCGGAGTCGCTATCGTTAAGGGTGAACAGGGCGCGTCAGGCTACTGA
- a CDS encoding S-layer homology domain-containing protein, with translation MTGVAPVQDGIIAEGLAETITSSPDGSRIYVTLTQIGELGSGVVSVRDAITLEEIAAMKVPGHYPYAGEVRLNATGTKGYLTTNSGTVQVFDATTNTMTTAIPAAHPESLAFSPDGSKVYILSYDGITVVDAMTDTIIDAWDLPEYDESVILNIDPTGNYGYLASPRKHLLQVIDLRTGSIVGTLALGGPPGSITLTEDGRTLYVTDGYNDRINVVDTATLSITMRFSVRTGWQFLLSKAEGRAFIADPSQSRINVVDLTTNALICSHAFFPLHLNSPGRMSLSPDGKKLYVVQNSHPNDKITVIPLPQERNVTFPDAPAGTQFEREIRWMGNAGIATGYSDGNYRPLEPVRRDAMAAFLYRFLGSPDFQPPTTSPFVDVKPGDQFYKEITWLASEGISTGWPDGTYRPLAEIKRDAMAAFMFRSLPSTNNFQEPASSPFADVRTTDQFYREMALMSALDVTNGWPDGTFRPLQPVNRDAMAAFLFRLAPSAATNIIR, from the coding sequence GTGACGGGAGTTGCGCCCGTGCAGGACGGGATAATCGCCGAAGGTCTGGCAGAGACGATAACTAGTAGTCCTGATGGATCGCGGATATACGTCACTCTCACGCAGATCGGTGAGCTCGGCAGTGGCGTCGTATCCGTTCGGGATGCCATAACGCTAGAGGAAATAGCTGCGATGAAGGTGCCGGGCCACTACCCGTACGCGGGAGAGGTTCGCCTGAACGCTACCGGCACGAAGGGGTACCTAACTACCAACTCCGGCACCGTTCAGGTTTTCGACGCGACGACGAACACCATGACAACAGCTATTCCAGCAGCACACCCGGAGTCACTTGCCTTCAGCCCGGACGGTTCCAAGGTCTACATCCTCAGTTACGACGGGATCACAGTCGTCGACGCGATGACCGATACGATCATCGATGCCTGGGATCTCCCGGAGTACGACGAATCTGTGATCCTCAACATCGATCCGACCGGCAATTACGGCTACCTAGCAAGCCCTCGTAAGCACCTCTTGCAGGTCATCGATCTCCGCACGGGATCAATTGTTGGAACGCTGGCCCTCGGAGGACCCCCCGGCTCCATCACTCTTACGGAGGACGGCAGAACGCTATACGTGACTGATGGGTACAACGACCGTATCAATGTTGTCGATACCGCAACCCTTTCGATCACAATGCGGTTCAGCGTGAGAACCGGCTGGCAATTCCTGCTCAGCAAAGCAGAGGGCCGCGCCTTCATCGCCGACCCGAGTCAATCTAGAATCAATGTAGTCGACCTGACAACCAATGCACTCATTTGTTCCCACGCGTTTTTCCCCTTGCACCTCAATAGTCCTGGACGCATGAGTCTCAGCCCCGACGGGAAGAAATTGTACGTTGTTCAGAATAGCCACCCCAACGATAAAATCACCGTTATACCCCTTCCTCAAGAACGAAACGTAACCTTCCCGGATGCTCCCGCAGGCACGCAATTCGAACGCGAGATTCGATGGATGGGAAACGCCGGCATCGCCACAGGCTACAGCGACGGCAACTACAGGCCACTGGAACCAGTGCGCCGTGACGCGATGGCTGCCTTCCTCTACAGATTCCTCGGATCCCCAGATTTCCAACCGCCGACCACATCGCCGTTCGTAGACGTCAAACCGGGCGATCAGTTTTATAAGGAGATTACGTGGCTAGCAAGCGAAGGAATATCTACCGGCTGGCCCGATGGCACCTATCGTCCCCTCGCAGAGATCAAGAGGGATGCTATGGCGGCATTCATGTTCCGGTCCTTGCCCAGCACCAATAATTTTCAAGAGCCAGCCAGCAGCCCATTTGCGGATGTCCGGACAACCGATCAGTTCTACCGCGAAATGGCACTCATGAGTGCACTCGATGTAACGAACGGCTGGCCGGACGGAACTTTCCGGCCTCTTCAGCCGGTAAATCGTGACGCTATGGCTGCCTTTCTCTTCAGGCTGGCTCCCTCAGCCGCGACCAATATCATTCGCTGA
- a CDS encoding serine/threonine-protein kinase, with protein sequence MEKQALAGRYAVGARIGAGGMADVFAARDTRLERDVAIKIFRPGTADGLERGSAEARMLAGLDHPGLVRVLDMDSGEHADGAYLVMELVDGPDLRDLLKAGGPLGQEDVRIMALDLARTLQYIHGRGIVHRDIKPSNILTRQADPESGLFRYLLTDFGIARFFDGTRVTATGQVIGSAAYFSPEQTRGDGVGQPSDIYSLGLVMIEALTGDRVFPGTGVESALARLHRSPSIPHAAGPALSALLVSMTLDEPGDRPDAAQVVRALTAMGPQRQDHGTTTVLPVTESPTAAMPASGGTLPTTALPTTALPTTAMPASGGTLPTTALPTTALPASAAPAPQGDAVSLDDATRMSGVVPEAAPGTVTRLSDAGATAFADATASAAAVPPDRPSVRPSSPISAERRLPSGRSEHDAVHAPTAVRPSTPASRDAPPRGAGVRGRRRRSVWLLAVLAVVVLAVALWVVVLQTGGDPAVEPLPTVPGETGQRLQELYESVTP encoded by the coding sequence ATGGAGAAGCAGGCACTGGCCGGCCGGTACGCGGTGGGCGCGCGGATCGGGGCCGGGGGTATGGCGGACGTCTTCGCGGCCCGTGACACGAGGCTCGAGCGGGACGTCGCCATCAAGATCTTCCGGCCCGGGACCGCGGACGGCCTGGAGCGCGGCTCCGCCGAGGCCCGGATGCTCGCCGGGCTCGACCATCCGGGCCTGGTCCGCGTGCTGGACATGGACAGCGGCGAGCACGCCGACGGCGCCTACCTGGTCATGGAGCTCGTCGACGGCCCCGACCTGCGGGACCTGCTGAAGGCCGGAGGTCCGCTCGGCCAGGAGGACGTCCGGATCATGGCGCTGGACCTCGCTCGGACGCTGCAGTACATCCACGGGCGGGGCATCGTGCACCGCGACATCAAGCCGTCCAACATCCTCACGCGGCAGGCCGATCCGGAGAGCGGCCTGTTCCGCTACCTCCTCACCGACTTCGGGATCGCCCGGTTCTTCGACGGCACCCGCGTCACGGCCACCGGCCAGGTCATCGGGAGTGCCGCCTACTTCAGCCCGGAACAGACCCGGGGCGATGGCGTGGGGCAGCCCTCGGACATCTACTCGCTCGGCCTGGTGATGATCGAGGCCCTCACCGGAGATCGGGTGTTCCCCGGTACCGGGGTCGAGAGCGCCCTGGCCCGCCTGCACCGGAGCCCGTCCATCCCCCATGCTGCCGGTCCTGCGCTGTCGGCGCTCCTGGTGTCGATGACCCTCGACGAGCCCGGCGACCGACCGGACGCGGCGCAGGTGGTCCGGGCCCTGACGGCCATGGGCCCGCAGCGGCAGGATCATGGGACCACCACCGTCCTGCCCGTCACGGAATCCCCGACGGCGGCCATGCCGGCGTCCGGCGGGACCCTGCCGACCACCGCCCTGCCGACCACCGCCCTGCCGACGACGGCCATGCCGGCGTCCGGCGGGACCCTGCCGACCACCGCCCTGCCGACCACCGCCCTGCCCGCGTCCGCGGCCCCGGCTCCGCAGGGCGATGCGGTGTCGCTGGACGACGCGACGCGGATGTCCGGCGTCGTCCCCGAGGCTGCCCCCGGCACTGTGACGCGACTGTCCGACGCCGGTGCCACGGCCTTCGCCGACGCCACCGCGTCCGCTGCCGCCGTGCCGCCCGATCGGCCGTCCGTGCGTCCGTCGTCCCCGATCAGCGCAGAGCGCCGTCTGCCGTCCGGACGATCCGAGCACGATGCCGTGCACGCCCCCACCGCGGTGCGGCCGAGCACTCCAGCGTCCAGGGACGCGCCGCCGCGAGGCGCCGGGGTGCGAGGACGCCGCCGTCGTTCCGTGTGGTTGCTCGCCGTGCTCGCCGTCGTGGTCCTGGCGGTGGCGCTCTGGGTCGTCGTGCTGCAGACCGGGGGCGATCCCGCCGTCGAGCCCCTGCCCACGGTGCCCGGCGAGACAGGCCAGAGACTGCAGGAACTCTACGAAAGCGTGACGCCATGA
- a CDS encoding MFS transporter, which produces MTSSTAAGASGTTKPLNSRGKVIFASLIGTTIEFYDFYIYATAAVLVFPALFFPNQTSANQLLSSFAVFGVAFVARPLGSIVFGHFGDKIGRKATLVASLLTMGIATFLIGLLPAATNDGWVFLAPLLLVVLRFLQGLALGGEWSGAALLATENAPEGKRAVYGTFPQLGAPIGFILANLLFVLLSSTLSPEAFLDWGWRVPFLLSAVMVIIGLYVRLKLIESASFQKVQKEGKVVKVPLGTTFRLHWRALILGTFIMFATYVLFYFMTAFTLTYGTAPSSLEQAQARAEAAGKQFTAAQEAAFVPGLGMARTDFLWMLIIGVVFFGIFTIVSGPLAERFGRRKMLLGTTVGIAVFGLLWAPLFAAGTIGAMALLIIGFILMGLTFGPMAAVLPELFPANVRYTGSAVAYNVSSMIGAAPASFIAVALWQAAGGSTVLVGAYLTVAAVLTFIALYISRETRDNDYENNVA; this is translated from the coding sequence ATGACCTCCTCCACCGCCGCTGGTGCCAGCGGGACCACGAAACCGCTGAACTCCCGGGGCAAGGTGATCTTCGCCAGCCTCATCGGGACCACGATCGAGTTCTACGACTTCTACATCTACGCCACGGCCGCCGTGCTCGTGTTCCCGGCGCTGTTCTTCCCGAACCAGACGTCCGCAAACCAGCTCCTGAGCTCCTTCGCCGTCTTCGGCGTCGCATTCGTCGCCCGCCCCCTCGGTTCCATCGTGTTCGGCCACTTCGGCGACAAGATCGGCCGTAAGGCCACGCTCGTGGCCTCCCTGCTGACCATGGGTATCGCCACGTTCCTCATCGGCCTGCTCCCGGCGGCCACGAACGACGGATGGGTGTTCCTGGCGCCGCTGCTGCTCGTGGTGCTCCGCTTCCTCCAGGGGCTCGCCCTCGGCGGCGAGTGGAGTGGTGCAGCGCTGCTGGCCACCGAGAACGCGCCCGAGGGCAAGCGCGCCGTCTACGGCACGTTCCCGCAGCTCGGAGCGCCGATCGGCTTCATCCTCGCCAACCTGCTGTTCGTCCTGCTGAGCAGCACGCTCAGCCCCGAGGCCTTCCTCGACTGGGGCTGGCGTGTCCCGTTCCTGCTGAGCGCGGTCATGGTGATCATCGGCCTCTACGTGCGGCTGAAGCTGATCGAGAGTGCCTCCTTCCAGAAGGTCCAGAAGGAGGGCAAGGTGGTGAAGGTCCCGCTCGGCACCACGTTCCGCCTCCACTGGCGTGCACTGATCCTCGGCACCTTCATCATGTTCGCCACCTACGTGCTGTTCTACTTCATGACCGCCTTCACGCTGACCTACGGGACGGCGCCGTCGAGCCTCGAGCAGGCACAGGCCCGCGCTGAAGCGGCCGGCAAGCAGTTCACCGCGGCCCAGGAGGCCGCCTTCGTGCCCGGTCTCGGCATGGCACGGACCGACTTCCTGTGGATGCTCATCATCGGCGTCGTGTTCTTCGGCATCTTCACCATCGTGTCGGGGCCACTCGCGGAGCGCTTCGGCCGCCGCAAGATGCTGCTCGGCACGACCGTCGGCATCGCCGTCTTCGGTCTCCTGTGGGCGCCGCTGTTCGCCGCGGGGACCATCGGGGCCATGGCCCTGCTCATCATCGGCTTCATCCTCATGGGACTCACGTTCGGACCCATGGCTGCGGTGCTGCCCGAGCTGTTCCCCGCGAACGTCCGGTACACCGGCTCCGCCGTGGCGTACAACGTGTCGAGCATGATCGGCGCGGCACCGGCGTCGTTCATCGCGGTGGCTCTGTGGCAGGCGGCCGGCGGCAGCACGGTCCTCGTCGGCGCGTACCTGACGGTCGCGGCGGTGCTGACGTTCATCGCCCTGTACATCTCGCGGGAGACCCGGGACAACGACTACGAGAACAACGTCGCCTGA
- a CDS encoding purine-nucleoside phosphorylase, with protein MTSDPFDLARDAADHISRATGIDRHDTALVLGSGWGEAAELIGETTHTLDAAEIPGFSAPAVVGHTGTIRSVLTPNGRRALVLGARTHFYEGKGVRAVVHGVRTAAAAGATTMILTNGCGGLKEHWQPGTPVLISDHINLTASSPLDGATFVDLTDLYSSRLRDLARRVDPTLEEGVYAQFTGPHYETPAEVQYAKRIGADLVGMSTALEAIAARHAGMEVFGISLVTNLAAGISPVPLSHTEVLEAGQAAGPRISRLLADIVAAL; from the coding sequence GTGACTTCTGATCCTTTTGACCTGGCCCGCGACGCTGCCGACCATATCTCCCGAGCGACCGGCATCGACCGGCACGACACCGCCCTCGTCCTCGGCTCCGGCTGGGGCGAGGCCGCCGAGCTGATCGGCGAGACCACCCACACGCTCGACGCCGCGGAGATCCCCGGCTTCTCGGCCCCCGCCGTCGTCGGCCACACCGGCACCATCCGCTCCGTCCTGACGCCCAACGGCAGGCGCGCGCTCGTGCTCGGTGCGCGCACCCACTTCTACGAGGGCAAGGGCGTGCGGGCCGTGGTGCACGGCGTGCGCACCGCGGCGGCTGCCGGTGCGACGACGATGATCCTCACCAACGGCTGCGGCGGCCTGAAGGAGCACTGGCAGCCCGGTACGCCGGTGCTCATCAGCGACCACATCAACCTCACGGCGTCCTCCCCGCTCGACGGCGCGACGTTCGTGGACCTGACCGACCTCTACTCCTCGCGCCTCCGCGACCTCGCCCGCAGGGTAGACCCCACTCTCGAGGAAGGCGTGTACGCGCAGTTCACCGGCCCCCACTACGAGACGCCCGCCGAGGTGCAGTACGCCAAGCGGATCGGCGCCGACCTCGTGGGCATGTCCACGGCGCTCGAGGCCATCGCCGCGCGGCATGCCGGCATGGAGGTCTTCGGCATCTCGCTGGTCACGAACCTCGCCGCCGGCATCAGCCCCGTCCCGCTCAGCCACACCGAGGTCCTCGAGGCCGGGCAGGCGGCCGGGCCTCGCATCTCCCGCCTGCTGGCCGACATCGTCGCCGCCCTCTGA
- a CDS encoding phospho-sugar mutase: protein MTTSELDTLLTTAEAWAAADPDPQTAEELRAVIAHVRAGSAAAGQDLRDRFSGPLAFGTAGLRAALGAGPNRMNRVVVRRAAVGVAAHALDLAAGAYAPRAVVGFDARHNSRIFAEETAAIFTAAGIETFLMPRELPTPVLAYAIRALECEVGVMVTASHNPPQDNGYKVYLGGRAVEEDARGVQIVAPHDAGIAARIEAADGIELAPGGWTVLPESIETDYVAAVAGLADPSSRDRDLRIVLTPLHGVGGRTAHAVLAAAGFDDVTLVERQAEPDPDFPTVAFPNPEEPGALDLALETAGQVGADLVIANDPDADRVALAALEPATGAWRMLRGDEVGTLLGLHLAARLTAASHGGGDAHPDALRPGVFANSIVSSRLLGRIAGVSGIDHAQTLTGFKWIARVHDLAFGYEEALGYCVAPELVRDKDGISAGLLLAELAAATKAAGRTLFDLLDDAFLVHGLHASDQLSVRVGSLGLLGAMMNRLRENPPTSFADSPVSVAEDLAEGSAQLPPTDGLLYLTQNGTRVIIRPSGTEPKLKCYLEVVEPVGSAAELEAAKGTARARLDAVRRDVGEALGL, encoded by the coding sequence ATGACCACCTCGGAACTGGACACCCTCCTCACCACCGCGGAGGCCTGGGCCGCCGCGGACCCGGACCCGCAGACCGCGGAGGAGCTCCGCGCGGTCATCGCGCACGTGCGCGCCGGTTCCGCCGCCGCCGGACAGGACTTGCGGGACCGCTTCTCCGGTCCGCTCGCCTTCGGCACCGCCGGCCTGCGTGCCGCGCTGGGCGCCGGGCCGAACCGCATGAACCGCGTCGTGGTCCGCCGGGCCGCCGTGGGTGTCGCCGCGCACGCGCTCGACCTCGCCGCCGGAGCCTACGCTCCCCGCGCCGTCGTCGGCTTCGACGCACGCCACAACTCGCGGATCTTCGCCGAGGAGACCGCGGCGATCTTCACCGCCGCCGGGATCGAGACGTTCCTCATGCCGCGCGAGCTGCCCACGCCGGTGCTCGCCTACGCCATCCGCGCCCTGGAGTGCGAGGTGGGCGTCATGGTCACCGCGAGCCACAACCCGCCGCAGGACAACGGGTACAAGGTGTACCTCGGCGGGCGCGCCGTGGAGGAGGACGCCCGTGGCGTCCAGATCGTGGCACCGCACGACGCCGGCATCGCCGCCCGCATCGAGGCCGCGGACGGCATCGAGCTCGCCCCCGGCGGCTGGACCGTGCTGCCGGAGAGCATCGAGACCGACTACGTCGCCGCCGTCGCCGGTCTCGCCGACCCGTCCAGCCGGGACCGCGACCTCAGGATCGTCCTCACGCCCCTGCACGGCGTGGGCGGACGCACCGCCCACGCGGTCCTCGCCGCGGCCGGGTTCGACGACGTCACCCTCGTGGAGCGCCAGGCGGAGCCCGATCCCGACTTCCCGACCGTCGCCTTCCCCAACCCGGAGGAACCCGGAGCGCTGGACCTCGCCCTCGAGACCGCCGGGCAGGTCGGCGCGGACCTCGTGATCGCCAACGACCCGGACGCCGACCGCGTGGCCCTCGCGGCGCTCGAGCCCGCCACGGGTGCCTGGCGCATGCTGCGCGGCGACGAGGTGGGCACGCTCCTCGGCCTGCACCTCGCCGCACGCCTCACCGCGGCGTCGCACGGTGGGGGCGACGCCCACCCCGACGCCCTGCGGCCGGGCGTCTTCGCGAACTCGATCGTGTCCTCGCGCCTCCTCGGGCGCATCGCGGGCGTGTCAGGGATCGACCACGCCCAGACCCTGACCGGCTTCAAGTGGATCGCCCGCGTGCACGACCTCGCCTTCGGGTACGAGGAGGCCCTCGGGTACTGCGTGGCACCGGAGCTCGTGCGCGACAAGGACGGCATCTCCGCGGGGCTGCTGCTGGCCGAGCTCGCCGCCGCCACCAAGGCCGCCGGCCGCACGCTCTTCGACCTGCTCGACGACGCGTTCCTGGTCCACGGCCTGCACGCCTCGGACCAGCTCTCGGTGCGGGTGGGCAGCCTCGGGCTGCTCGGCGCCATGATGAACCGGCTGCGGGAGAACCCGCCGACGTCGTTCGCCGACTCCCCTGTGAGCGTGGCCGAGGACCTCGCGGAGGGTTCCGCGCAGCTGCCGCCCACGGACGGGCTCCTGTACCTGACGCAGAACGGGACCCGCGTGATCATCCGGCCCAGCGGCACCGAGCCGAAGCTCAAGTGCTACCTCGAGGTGGTGGAGCCGGTCGGGTCCGCCGCCGAGCTCGAGGCCGCCAAGGGCACCGCCCGCGCGCGCCTCGATGCCGTGCGGCGCGACGTCGGCGAGGCGCTCGGCCTGTGA